In a genomic window of Pseudomonadota bacterium:
- the gap gene encoding type I glyceraldehyde-3-phosphate dehydrogenase — MAFKIGINGFGRIGRQVTRVIMERCPDIEIVAINDLTDAQTNAHLFKYDSTYGRFNGTVEVSDGNLVINGKAIKVLAERDPAKLPWREVGAQFVLESTGIFTNAEKAKAHIEAGARRVIISAPAKGEDITIVLGVNDDKYDAEKHFIVSNASCTTNCLAPVAKVLHQTFGIEYGLMTTIHAYTNDQRILDLPHSDLRRARAAGLSMIPTTTGAAKAVALVIPELKGKFDGFAMRVPTPTVSVIDFCATLSRDTTRDEVNSALKAASEGPLKGILEYCDEPLVSVDFKGDPASSIVDAKSTMMSGPRLVKVVSWYDNEWGYSNRVADLIQFMARKESAVAVS; from the coding sequence ATGGCGTTCAAGATCGGCATCAACGGCTTCGGGCGCATCGGCCGCCAGGTCACCCGCGTCATCATGGAGCGCTGCCCGGACATCGAGATCGTGGCCATCAATGATCTCACCGACGCGCAGACCAATGCACACCTCTTCAAGTACGACTCTACCTACGGCCGTTTCAACGGAACCGTGGAGGTCAGCGATGGCAACCTCGTCATCAATGGCAAGGCCATCAAGGTGCTGGCGGAGCGAGACCCCGCGAAGCTGCCCTGGCGAGAGGTCGGCGCCCAGTTCGTGCTCGAATCAACGGGCATCTTCACCAACGCCGAGAAGGCCAAGGCGCACATCGAGGCGGGGGCCCGGCGGGTCATCATCAGCGCGCCGGCCAAGGGAGAAGACATCACCATCGTCCTCGGCGTGAACGACGACAAGTACGACGCCGAGAAGCACTTCATCGTGTCGAACGCGTCGTGCACCACCAACTGCCTCGCGCCGGTGGCCAAGGTGCTGCATCAGACCTTCGGCATCGAGTACGGCCTGATGACCACCATCCACGCGTATACAAACGACCAGCGCATCCTCGACCTGCCGCACTCCGACCTGCGTCGCGCACGTGCTGCCGGCTTGAGCATGATCCCCACCACCACGGGCGCTGCGAAGGCTGTCGCACTGGTGATTCCCGAGCTCAAAGGCAAGTTCGACGGTTTCGCGATGCGCGTGCCGACCCCGACCGTGTCGGTGATCGACTTCTGCGCCACCCTCTCGCGCGACACCACGCGCGACGAGGTCAACAGCGCCCTGAAGGCCGCTTCCGAAGGACCGCTCAAGGGTATTCTCGAGTACTGCGACGAGCCACTGGTCTCGGTCGACTTCAAGGGCGATCCGGCTTCGTCCATCGTCGACGCAAAGTCGACCATGATGTCGGGTCCGCGCCTGGTGAAGGTCGTCTCGTGGTACGACAACGAGTGGGGCTACTCCAACCGAGTGGCTGACCTCATCCAGTTCATGGCACGGAAAGAGTCGGCAGTCGCTGTCTCCTGA
- a CDS encoding rhodanese-like domain-containing protein, translated as MEEVLEAYPSARRALFQRHHIGGCSSCGFSPTDSLEEVLANHNVLDVDATIEFIRESQKVDDNMKITPKELKALLTAGNGSTPKLIDVRDQWEFDIAHIEGAQLLSRPLIGEIMDSWPKDTTLVFSCHHGSRSLDAASYFIGHGFTNVRSLEGGIDKWAEEIEPSMPRY; from the coding sequence ATGGAAGAGGTCCTCGAGGCCTACCCCAGCGCCCGCCGTGCCCTCTTCCAGCGCCATCACATCGGCGGCTGCTCGAGCTGCGGCTTCTCGCCAACCGACAGCCTCGAAGAGGTTCTCGCCAACCACAACGTGTTGGATGTCGATGCTACCATCGAGTTCATCCGCGAGAGCCAGAAGGTCGATGACAACATGAAGATCACCCCCAAGGAGCTCAAGGCCCTGCTGACTGCCGGCAACGGCAGCACCCCCAAGCTCATCGACGTGCGCGACCAGTGGGAGTTCGACATCGCTCACATCGAGGGCGCCCAGCTTCTGAGCCGTCCCCTCATCGGCGAGATCATGGACAGCTGGCCCAAGGACACCACCCTGGTCTTCAGCTGCCACCACGGTTCTCGCAGCCTCGACGCGGCGTCCTACTTCATCGGTCACGGCTTCACGAACGTGCGCAGCCTCGAGGGCGGCATCGACAAGTGGGCCGAGGAGATCGAGCCCTCGATGCCTCGCTACTGA
- a CDS encoding glycosyltransferase produces MASMHSRSRMLCSTTTCASTSRSAEMALRYPASLVILTLNERAGSESLYPLIPFDSVAEVVVVDGGSTDGTREFWESHGVRVVPQARRGRGEAFRVGAAATSEPMLCFFSPDGNEDPADIPHLLSRLDEGFDLAIASRFARGASNEEDVHWFRPRAWVNRVFTYIANRLFNRGRYVTDTINGYRAIRRASFDTLRLSECGFPIEYQMSIRAMRSGLRIVEIPTQEGQRIGGESKAHSLPVGVGHLKVLFSEISRAR; encoded by the coding sequence ATGGCATCTATGCACAGCAGATCGAGAATGCTGTGCTCAACGACGACATGTGCGTCAACTTCCCGTAGCGCAGAGATGGCCCTCCGATATCCCGCCAGCCTTGTCATTCTCACGCTCAACGAGCGTGCCGGAAGCGAGTCGCTCTACCCGCTCATTCCCTTTGACTCGGTGGCCGAGGTCGTGGTGGTCGACGGAGGGTCGACCGATGGAACCCGCGAGTTCTGGGAATCCCATGGGGTTCGTGTGGTGCCTCAGGCACGCCGCGGTCGAGGAGAGGCGTTTCGTGTCGGTGCCGCGGCCACGAGCGAGCCCATGCTCTGTTTCTTCAGTCCGGATGGCAACGAAGACCCGGCCGACATTCCCCATCTCCTCTCTCGACTCGATGAGGGCTTTGACCTGGCCATTGCCTCCCGGTTTGCCCGAGGCGCCAGCAACGAAGAAGACGTGCACTGGTTCAGGCCACGGGCATGGGTCAACCGCGTCTTCACCTATATTGCGAACCGCCTCTTCAATCGTGGACGCTACGTCACCGATACCATCAATGGCTATCGCGCCATCAGAAGGGCTTCGTTCGACACGCTTCGGCTTTCAGAGTGCGGGTTTCCCATCGAGTATCAGATGTCGATTCGCGCAATGCGAAGCGGCCTGCGCATCGTGGAGATCCCCACGCAAGAGGGCCAGCGCATCGGGGGCGAGTCGAAGGCGCACTCGCTCCCAGTCGGGGTCGGGCACCTGAAGGTGCTCTTCTCTGAGATATCGAGGGCGCGCTGA
- the gyrA gene encoding DNA gyrase subunit A, which produces MSTTDRIIPIPLKDEMESSYLSYAMSVIVSRALPDARDGLKPVHRRILYAMYEQGYTPDKKYRKCAAAVGDVMKSYHPHGDASIYDALVRLAQPFNMRYPLIDPQGNFGSIDGDPPASMRYTEAKLGRLAMEMLADIDKDTVDWRPNYDNTVEEPKVLPARLPNLLVNGSAGIAVGMATNMAPHNLREVCDAITFLIDNPTCTDDELIDIVPAPDFPTGGLILGTEGARMAYLTGRGSVTMRARTSIEELRANKSAIIVTEIPYQVNKTRLIEQIADLVKEKKVQGITDLRDESDRRGMRIVIELSAAARPQVVLNQLFKHTALQQNFGINNLALVDEKRPRTLTLRQMLDVYIKHRKEVIERRSRYELEKARKRAHILEGLLKALDILDEIITLIRASANVEDARGGLMSQFAFSEEQANAILDMRLQRLTGLEREKLTNEHEEVRQTIAYLEGLLASTAAILGVVKDETADMKARFGDARRSEIVAGESGAFDMEDLIPPTDIIVTVSHAGYVKRMPVAAYKAQRRGGRGVSGTGLRDEDYLEHILATNTHHFVLFFTNRARVYRLKGWEIPEAARQAKGTALVNKLDIEPGEKVMAVIPVADFNADAYLFMATEQGTVKKTALSEFVNLRARGLIALTLEDGDALVGVRLTTGNDHIMLVTHSGLSLRFPETDVRSMGRGARGVKGINLREDDGVVSMANAHAGSEVLIITEDGFGKKTPLDEYRLQSRGGYGVRGMNLGKGRRGQVAAARILDPENQLILSTQDGIVIRIKASDVSTQSRHSQGVRLMRVSGGDKVSSVAVIPPSDEIDDEEVDALESRDDLEGLQSGEVDAATDRTHDAPSDDSPSASEGDTPPEG; this is translated from the coding sequence ATGTCCACGACTGATCGCATCATCCCCATCCCGCTCAAAGACGAGATGGAGAGCTCATACCTCTCCTACGCCATGTCGGTCATCGTCAGCCGCGCGCTGCCAGACGCGCGAGATGGCCTGAAGCCCGTGCACCGGCGCATCCTCTACGCCATGTACGAGCAGGGGTACACCCCCGACAAGAAGTACCGCAAATGCGCGGCCGCCGTGGGCGACGTGATGAAATCGTACCACCCGCATGGTGATGCATCGATCTACGACGCACTCGTGCGTCTGGCGCAGCCGTTCAACATGCGCTATCCCCTCATCGACCCACAAGGCAACTTCGGGTCGATCGACGGCGACCCCCCTGCGTCGATGCGGTACACCGAGGCCAAGCTGGGCCGTCTCGCCATGGAGATGCTGGCCGACATCGACAAGGACACGGTCGACTGGCGTCCCAACTACGACAACACGGTCGAAGAGCCAAAGGTGCTGCCAGCCCGCCTGCCCAACCTTCTGGTGAACGGCTCGGCCGGCATCGCGGTGGGCATGGCCACCAACATGGCGCCACACAACCTCCGTGAGGTATGTGACGCCATCACCTTCCTCATCGACAACCCGACCTGCACCGATGACGAGCTCATCGACATCGTCCCCGCGCCGGACTTCCCCACGGGCGGCCTCATCCTCGGCACCGAGGGCGCCCGCATGGCCTACCTCACCGGGCGCGGCTCGGTGACGATGCGCGCGCGCACCTCCATCGAAGAGCTGCGGGCCAACAAGAGCGCCATCATCGTCACCGAGATCCCCTATCAGGTGAACAAGACCCGGCTCATCGAGCAGATCGCCGATCTGGTGAAGGAGAAGAAGGTTCAGGGCATCACCGACCTGCGTGACGAGTCTGATCGTCGTGGCATGCGCATCGTCATCGAGCTCTCGGCGGCCGCCCGCCCGCAGGTCGTGCTCAACCAGCTGTTCAAGCACACCGCGCTGCAGCAGAACTTCGGCATCAACAACCTGGCCCTGGTCGACGAGAAGCGTCCGCGCACCCTCACCCTGCGCCAGATGCTCGACGTCTACATCAAGCACCGTAAAGAGGTCATCGAGCGACGCAGCCGCTACGAGCTCGAGAAGGCACGCAAGCGCGCGCACATCCTCGAGGGTCTGCTCAAGGCGCTCGACATCCTCGATGAGATCATCACCCTCATCCGCGCGAGCGCCAATGTCGAAGACGCGCGCGGCGGCCTGATGAGCCAGTTCGCGTTCAGCGAGGAGCAGGCCAACGCCATTCTCGACATGCGGCTGCAGCGCCTGACCGGGCTCGAGCGCGAGAAGCTCACCAATGAGCACGAAGAGGTGCGTCAGACCATTGCCTACCTCGAAGGGCTGCTGGCCAGCACGGCAGCCATCCTCGGCGTGGTCAAGGACGAGACGGCCGACATGAAGGCGCGCTTCGGTGACGCGCGCCGCTCCGAGATCGTGGCGGGCGAGTCGGGCGCCTTCGACATGGAAGACCTCATCCCGCCCACCGACATCATCGTGACGGTGTCGCACGCGGGGTACGTCAAGCGCATGCCGGTGGCGGCCTACAAGGCACAGCGGCGCGGCGGCCGAGGCGTGTCCGGCACGGGCCTTCGCGACGAAGACTACCTCGAGCACATCCTGGCCACCAACACGCACCACTTCGTGCTGTTCTTCACCAATCGCGCCAGGGTGTACCGTCTCAAGGGCTGGGAGATCCCCGAGGCCGCCCGTCAGGCCAAGGGCACCGCGCTCGTGAACAAGCTCGACATCGAGCCCGGCGAGAAGGTCATGGCGGTCATCCCCGTCGCCGACTTCAATGCCGACGCCTACCTGTTCATGGCCACCGAGCAGGGTACGGTGAAGAAGACCGCGCTGTCAGAGTTCGTGAACCTGAGGGCGCGCGGCCTCATCGCCCTCACCCTCGAAGACGGCGACGCCCTCGTGGGCGTACGCCTTACAACCGGCAATGACCACATCATGCTCGTAACCCACTCCGGCCTCAGCCTGCGGTTCCCCGAGACCGACGTGCGCTCGATGGGCCGTGGCGCCAGAGGCGTGAAAGGCATCAACCTGCGCGAAGACGACGGCGTCGTCTCGATGGCAAACGCCCATGCGGGGTCAGAGGTGCTCATCATCACGGAAGACGGCTTTGGCAAGAAGACGCCGCTCGACGAGTACCGCCTGCAGAGCCGCGGCGGGTATGGCGTGCGCGGCATGAACCTCGGCAAAGGGCGTCGCGGACAGGTCGCGGCGGCACGCATCCTCGATCCGGAGAACCAGCTCATCCTCTCGACTCAAGATGGCATCGTCATCCGCATCAAGGCCAGCGACGTCTCGACCCAGAGCCGTCACTCACAAGGTGTGCGACTGATGCGGGTGTCCGGAGGCGACAAGGTGTCGAGCGTCGCGGTCATTCCCCCGTCTGACGAGATCGACGACGAGGAGGTCGACGCCCTCGAGAGCCGCGACGATCTGGAGGGGCTGCAGTCCGGCGAGGTCGACGCAGCAACCGACCGCACGCACGATGCGCCAAGCGACGACAGCCCGTCCGCCTCGGAAGGCGATACCCCCCCCGAAGGCTAG
- the whiA gene encoding DNA-binding protein WhiA: MEGRSFSQGVKDELARDLPERNCCRRSLLAGLMLSEAEIVGLAPLNQFVLETASAPCVRLVLRLVRHFEGPTAVWEATRRQRPRPETRYTVTLGPSAPRVTRRFIERTGLEISGGLRFSAARYPPPKRRCCRRSFAQGAFLASGSVQDPHRAYHLEWTVRDPEFATLLLQVLRELDLPVRHLHRKYHDAIYVKAAGDVARALTLMGATQGLLALEEVRSVKEMKNQIHRRVNCETSNLARQGDVAASQMALLTELDQRQGLRGLPPDMRALARVRMRRPEASYRELGKALVPPLTKVTVGRRLQRLLRLAQILLAEEGSI; this comes from the coding sequence GTGGAGGGGCGATCGTTCAGCCAGGGCGTCAAGGACGAGCTCGCGCGCGATCTGCCGGAACGCAACTGCTGTCGGCGCTCGCTGCTCGCCGGCTTGATGCTCTCAGAGGCAGAGATCGTCGGGCTCGCGCCGCTCAACCAGTTCGTTCTCGAGACCGCAAGCGCCCCGTGCGTGCGCCTGGTTCTGCGCCTCGTTCGCCACTTCGAGGGTCCGACGGCGGTCTGGGAGGCCACGCGCCGCCAGCGGCCTCGGCCCGAGACAAGGTACACGGTGACCCTGGGTCCCAGCGCGCCCCGCGTGACGCGGCGATTCATCGAGCGCACCGGGCTGGAGATCAGTGGCGGGCTACGCTTCTCCGCTGCGCGATACCCTCCGCCGAAGCGGCGCTGCTGCCGGCGGTCGTTCGCCCAGGGCGCGTTCCTGGCCAGCGGGTCAGTGCAAGACCCGCATCGCGCCTACCACCTCGAGTGGACCGTGCGAGACCCGGAGTTTGCCACGCTGCTCCTGCAGGTGCTGCGCGAGCTTGATCTTCCGGTTCGGCACCTGCACCGCAAGTACCACGATGCGATCTACGTGAAGGCCGCGGGCGACGTGGCCAGGGCCCTCACCCTGATGGGCGCGACGCAAGGGCTGCTTGCGCTCGAAGAAGTGCGGTCGGTCAAGGAGATGAAGAACCAGATCCATCGGCGTGTGAACTGCGAGACGTCAAACCTGGCGCGACAGGGAGACGTCGCGGCCAGCCAGATGGCGCTGCTGACCGAGCTCGACCAGAGACAGGGCCTGCGAGGGCTCCCCCCCGATATGCGCGCCCTCGCCCGCGTGCGCATGCGCAGACCCGAAGCCTCGTACCGGGAGCTGGGAAAAGCCCTTGTCCCGCCCCTCACGAAGGTCACCGTGGGCCGTCGGCTGCAGCGTCTGCTTCGCCTCGCCCAGATACTTCTTGCCGAAGAAGGCTCCATCTAG
- a CDS encoding radical SAM protein: MAIEAGAGSRQDAQEPASARGAGKGGNAAGNGRGRQGEGRRRPVQPGASSVAAEAQADADAQEWTEPYNSFNSWKGLMYFQHYKGIINEQLLPPVEASIDPTYVCNIDCVWCNSWRILHKDEKVGHKMSRDHLLSLCEFLADWGVRGFCFAGGGDPTLHPGLWDALRLVREKGKESSIITNGIAIQTQERREAAVECTRWIGISLDAGTRETYARLKKTSPRKFDQIIENIRAMMEIKKASSSRCEIAIKYLIHPTNQYEILQACELARDLGVHHFHARPAASENIEGLGEVLHFDMNAVNDQLAACMKMQTRDFKVFGVRHKFTETMNLKHGFSRCWAAPLTIQCGADGFVYNCVDWRGDPRFVLGSHYPDPRNILDFWGGEKHLQLMKDVNVDKCPRCTYGIYAQQIENAVLNDDMCVNFP, from the coding sequence ATGGCGATTGAGGCCGGAGCGGGTTCGCGGCAAGACGCTCAGGAGCCCGCGAGCGCGCGGGGCGCAGGGAAGGGCGGGAACGCCGCAGGCAATGGTCGTGGACGTCAGGGCGAGGGGCGCCGACGGCCCGTGCAGCCTGGCGCCTCTTCAGTTGCGGCGGAAGCGCAGGCTGATGCCGATGCCCAGGAGTGGACCGAGCCGTACAACTCGTTCAACTCCTGGAAGGGGCTGATGTACTTCCAGCACTACAAGGGCATCATCAATGAGCAGCTGCTGCCGCCGGTGGAGGCCAGCATCGATCCGACCTACGTCTGCAACATCGACTGCGTGTGGTGCAACTCCTGGCGCATCCTCCACAAGGACGAGAAGGTCGGCCACAAGATGTCGCGCGACCACCTGCTGAGCCTGTGCGAGTTCCTGGCAGACTGGGGGGTTCGCGGGTTCTGCTTCGCGGGTGGGGGCGATCCGACGCTCCATCCTGGCCTCTGGGATGCGCTCCGCCTGGTTCGGGAGAAGGGCAAGGAGTCGTCGATCATCACGAACGGCATTGCCATCCAGACCCAGGAGCGTCGTGAGGCCGCGGTCGAGTGCACCCGCTGGATCGGCATCTCACTCGACGCGGGAACGCGCGAGACCTATGCGCGCCTGAAGAAGACCAGTCCGCGCAAGTTCGATCAGATCATCGAGAACATCCGCGCGATGATGGAGATCAAGAAGGCCTCCAGCTCACGCTGCGAGATCGCCATCAAGTATCTCATCCATCCGACCAACCAGTATGAGATCCTCCAGGCGTGCGAGCTGGCGCGGGACCTGGGTGTGCACCACTTCCACGCGCGCCCGGCCGCCTCTGAGAACATCGAGGGCCTCGGTGAGGTTCTCCACTTCGACATGAACGCCGTGAACGATCAGCTCGCCGCGTGCATGAAGATGCAGACCCGAGACTTCAAGGTGTTCGGTGTGCGCCACAAGTTCACGGAGACGATGAACCTGAAGCACGGCTTCTCGCGATGCTGGGCCGCGCCGCTGACCATCCAGTGCGGGGCTGACGGCTTCGTCTACAACTGTGTCGACTGGCGCGGAGACCCCCGTTTCGTGCTGGGCAGCCACTACCCCGACCCGCGGAACATCCTCGATTTCTGGGGGGGCGAGAAGCACCTGCAGCTCATGAAGGACGTGAACGTCGACAAGTGCCCTCGTTGCACCTATGGCATCTATGCACAGCAGATCGAGAATGCTGTGCTCAACGACGACATGTGCGTCAACTTCCCGTAG